A stretch of the Aegilops tauschii subsp. strangulata cultivar AL8/78 chromosome 4, Aet v6.0, whole genome shotgun sequence genome encodes the following:
- the LOC120963560 gene encoding uncharacterized protein: MGDEPAAPNLMDEEYYMFRNKGSDNDILDDDEEASMSSANPSEIDPFDSVYSNIPDITHILKLAENCKHCKARKFESETGGFCCCNGQIQLKHPEPIPELMRLWSSMDADSRHFRENIRFSNGHFAFTTLGVSLDENYTNMKSGVYTFRAHGTIYHNVHSFGPSSRPEHLQLYFYDDDPNITHRKAATKQLDQDVVKSLVDILKENPYSQQFRSLGAHKDNLDDYRIDLNTDKRLDQRRYNRPVSSEIAAIWVEGNDLAKRGELGWHPKLPKRNVSWELVQHPRLGHDDDEDAEGNSRLCVSVRDYYCYMLQTRPGIFNPILCGARLLQQWAVDMYIKIESCRLRWYRKNQTQICADLYKGVVDAITSGETRASAVGVRIVLPETYPGGDRDMKKRHMDAMPIVHTYGKPDIFLTMTCNPKWEEITNELLPGQTAQDCPDIVARVFYGKLEAMKDLLLKKMVLGVVVAYVYVVEFQKRGLPHAHLLLIMDSTYKLLVPEQYDRLISAELPDKQKYPELYALHDSVVIDPVRCHRSSS, encoded by the exons ATGGGCGATGAGCCGGCAGCACCCAACTTGATGGATGAGGAGTACTACATGTTTCGCAACAAAG GATCCGATAATGACATATTGGATGATGACGAGGAAGCAAGCATGTCTAGCGCTAATCCTAGCGAGATTGATCCATTTGACAGTGTCTACTCAAACATCCCAGACATCACTCACATCCTGAAACTCGCTGAAAATTGCAAACACTGCAAGGCCAGGAAGTTTGAGTCTGAGACTGGCGGGTTCTGCTGTTGCAATGGCCAGATTCAGCTTAAGCATCCGGAACCAATCCCAGAGCTTATGAGGCTATGGTCCAGCATGGATGCAGATTCTAGACATTTTCGAGAGAACATACGGTTCTCCAACGGGCATTTCGCCTTCACAACCCTTGGCGTCAGCCTTGATGAAAACTACACAAACATGAAGTCTGGGGTGTACACATTCCGAGCACACGGCACCATCTACCACAACGTGCATTCGTTCGGGCCAAGCTCCCGTCCAGAACATCTGCAGTTGTACTTCTATGATGACGACCCAAACATAACTCATCGTAAGGCGGCCACCAAGCAATTAGACCAGGATGTCGTGAAGAGTTTGGTAGACATACTCAAAGAAAACCCATACTCCCAGCAATTTAGGAGTTTGGGTGCACACAAGGACAACCTCGATGATTATAGGATAGACCTAAACACCGATAAGAGGCTTGACCAAAGAAGATATAATAGACCGGTGTCATCTGAGATCGCTGCAATTTGGGTTGAGGGCAATGACCTAGCCAAAAG GGGGGAGCTAGGTTGGCATCCGAAGCTACCTAAACGTAATGTTTCTTGGGAGCTTGTACAACATCCAAGACTGGGccatgatgatgatgaggatgcaG AGGGGAATAGCAGGTTATGCGTCTCCGTGAGAGACTATTACTGTTACATGCTGCAAACACGGCCTGGGATCTTCAATCCCATACTCTGTGGAGCACGCCTACTGCAGCAATGGGCGGTTGACATGTACATCAAGATTGAGAGTTGTCGGTTGAGGTGGTACAGGAAGAACCAGACGCAGATCTGTGCCGACTTGTATAAAGGAGTTGTTGATGCGATCACATCGGGGGAGACGCGAGCAAGCGCTGTTGGGGTAAGAATAGTGCTCCCTGAAACTTACCCTGGTGGTGACCGCGACATGAAGAAGAGACATATGGATGCCATGCCAATTGTCCATACATACGGGAAGCCTGACATCTTCTTGACCATGACTTGCAACCCTAAATGGGAAGAGATAACGAATGAGTTGCTTCCTGGTCAGACGGCGCAAGATTGTCCTGATATTGTGGCCCGCGTGTTCTACGGCAAGCTAGAGGCTATGAAAGACCTGTTGCTCAAGAAAATGGTCCTGGGTGTTGTTGTTGCTTATGTGTACGTAGTCGAGTTCCAAAAGAGGGGCCTCCCACACGCACATTTGTTGTTGATCATGGATTCAACATACAAGCTTCTCGTCCCGGAGCAGTATGACCGACTCATTTCCGCAGAGCTCCCAGACAAGCAAAAGTATCCGGAATTGTATGCACTCCATGACAGTGTAGTGATTGACCCAGTCAGATGCCACAGAAGTAGCTCATAA